In one Shinella zoogloeoides genomic region, the following are encoded:
- a CDS encoding sterol desaturase family protein has protein sequence MDGFMRGAGEFLLLLGAIYAVTVAIYFILGFGITWLNDRNPERRIQKNRRGEKRKRAEIRLSMASILVTCLSVSIGLFAQYKGWAWTPWSFSWWTAVPLFLLAMVLFDAWFYFAHRLLHTKPFYRFHLEHHRSVAPTVWSNDSIGLVDTALSQGFYAVIVFIVPFPPVILLANRLFDQINGTFGHAGFEYFASKTARHPSPMLCTTYHDQHHAEFKYNFANYFSFWDRVMGTISPVYDKRVETFEKEAPPLKLTLAKEMASQGRDASV, from the coding sequence ATGGACGGATTCATGCGAGGCGCGGGGGAATTCCTGCTGCTGCTCGGCGCGATCTATGCGGTCACCGTGGCGATCTACTTCATCCTCGGCTTCGGCATCACCTGGCTGAACGACCGCAATCCCGAGCGACGCATCCAGAAGAACCGGCGCGGCGAGAAGCGCAAGAGGGCGGAAATCCGCCTCAGCATGGCCTCGATCCTGGTCACCTGCCTGTCGGTCTCGATCGGCCTGTTCGCGCAGTACAAGGGCTGGGCCTGGACGCCCTGGTCGTTTTCCTGGTGGACGGCGGTGCCGCTCTTCCTGCTCGCCATGGTGCTGTTCGACGCCTGGTTCTATTTCGCGCACCGCCTGCTGCACACCAAGCCGTTCTACCGCTTCCATCTGGAGCATCACCGCAGCGTCGCGCCGACGGTCTGGAGCAACGATTCCATCGGCCTCGTGGACACCGCACTGTCCCAGGGCTTCTATGCGGTGATCGTCTTCATCGTGCCGTTTCCGCCGGTCATCCTGCTGGCGAACCGGCTTTTCGACCAGATCAACGGCACGTTCGGCCATGCGGGCTTCGAATACTTCGCCTCGAAGACCGCGCGCCACCCTTCACCCATGCTGTGCACGACCTATCACGACCAGCACCACGCGGAGTTCAAGTACAACTTCGCCAACTATTTCTCGTTCTGGGATCGCGTCATGGGCACGATCTCGCCGGTCTACGACAAGCGCGTCGAGACCTTCGAGAAGGAAGCGCCCCCCTTGAAGCTGACACTTGCGAAGGAAATGGCGTCGCAGGGGCGCGACGCCTCCGTCTGA
- a CDS encoding pyrimidine 5'-nucleotidase has translation MSDLPNKADFSHVRDWVFDLDNTLYPHHIDLFAQIDKNMTAYVSALLGLSREEARALQKQYYFDHGTTLNGLMIHHKIDPADFLEKAHAIDYNVLSPDLSLGEAIQALPGRKFIFTNGSVKHAEMAAKALGIFDHFDDVFDIVAAEYVPKPAGATYDKFMALHRVDTNHAVMFEDLPRNLVVPKALGMKTVLLTPLDENHEFVDAWEKRTDEDKHIDYMTSNLTAFLNALL, from the coding sequence ATGAGCGATCTTCCGAACAAAGCCGACTTTTCCCATGTGCGTGACTGGGTCTTCGACCTCGACAACACGCTGTATCCGCATCACATCGATCTCTTCGCCCAGATCGACAAGAACATGACGGCTTATGTCTCCGCCCTGCTTGGCCTTTCGCGCGAGGAGGCGCGGGCCTTGCAGAAGCAATACTATTTCGACCACGGCACCACGCTGAACGGCCTGATGATCCACCACAAGATCGACCCGGCGGACTTCCTGGAGAAGGCGCATGCCATCGACTACAACGTGCTGTCGCCCGACCTTTCGCTCGGCGAGGCGATCCAGGCGCTGCCGGGCCGCAAGTTCATCTTCACCAATGGCAGCGTCAAGCATGCCGAGATGGCGGCGAAGGCGCTCGGCATCTTCGACCATTTCGACGACGTCTTCGACATCGTGGCAGCCGAGTATGTGCCGAAGCCCGCCGGCGCGACCTATGACAAGTTCATGGCGCTGCACCGGGTCGACACGAACCATGCCGTGATGTTCGAGGACCTGCCGCGCAACCTCGTCGTGCCGAAGGCGCTCGGCATGAAGACGGTGCTCCTGACCCCGCTGGACGAGAACCACGAATTCGTCGATGCCTGGGAAAAGCGCACCGACGAGGACAAGCACATCGACTACATGACGTCGAACCTCACGGCCTTCCTGAACGCGCTCCTCTAG
- a CDS encoding LOG family protein, which translates to MARLKKKSLRRKDGVWDPLADSAQDKHRAAVVPQTPQSASPAYRLAYVDDDFLCREELRPVRLQLELLKVEMMLAERGIKSTVVMFGGARIPAPGADAWAARNETQRANLEAASIYYEEARKFARMCSEKSAELGHKEYVVVTGGGPGVMEAGNRGAADVGAPSIGLNIVLPHEQAPNPYVTPELSFNFHYFAIRKMHFLLRAKAVTVFPGGFGTLDELFETVTLMQTGRMALVPLILFGKKFWHKIIDFDALAAFGTIAPGDVDLMQFVETADEAWDIIVKFYENLEAEQAVAAHG; encoded by the coding sequence ATGGCGAGATTGAAGAAGAAGAGCTTGCGCCGCAAGGACGGCGTCTGGGATCCGCTGGCAGACAGCGCGCAGGACAAGCACCGCGCCGCGGTGGTGCCGCAGACGCCGCAATCGGCTAGCCCCGCCTATAGGCTTGCCTATGTCGACGACGATTTCCTCTGCCGCGAGGAACTGCGCCCCGTACGCCTCCAGCTCGAATTGCTGAAGGTCGAGATGATGCTCGCCGAGCGCGGCATCAAGTCGACCGTGGTCATGTTCGGCGGGGCGCGCATTCCCGCGCCCGGCGCGGACGCATGGGCCGCGCGCAACGAGACGCAGCGTGCCAATCTGGAGGCCGCTTCGATCTACTACGAGGAAGCGCGCAAGTTCGCCCGCATGTGCTCGGAAAAGTCGGCCGAACTCGGCCACAAGGAATATGTCGTCGTCACCGGCGGCGGCCCGGGCGTCATGGAAGCGGGCAATCGCGGGGCGGCCGATGTCGGCGCGCCGTCGATCGGCCTCAACATCGTGCTGCCGCACGAGCAGGCGCCGAACCCCTATGTGACGCCGGAGCTAAGCTTCAACTTCCATTATTTCGCGATCCGCAAGATGCACTTCCTGCTGCGCGCCAAGGCCGTCACGGTCTTCCCGGGCGGTTTCGGCACGCTGGACGAGCTGTTCGAGACGGTGACGCTGATGCAGACCGGGCGCATGGCCCTGGTGCCGCTCATCCTGTTCGGCAAGAAATTCTGGCACAAGATCATCGACTTCGACGCGCTCGCCGCCTTCGGCACGATCGCGCCGGGCGATGTCGATCTGATGCAATTCGTCGAAACGGCCGACGAGGCCTGGGACATCATCGTCAAATTCTACGAGAATCTGGAAGCGGAGCAGGCGGTGGCGGCGCACGGCTGA
- the dapD gene encoding 2,3,4,5-tetrahydropyridine-2,6-dicarboxylate N-succinyltransferase: MNTSNLSALSATIERAFEERDGVNTSTRGEVRDAVETALNLLDSGKVRVAERGEDGNWTVNQWLKKAVLLSFRLNPMEIVKGGPGASSWWDKVPSKFDGWSVNEFEKAGFRAVPNCVVRRSAYIAPNAILMPSFVNLGAYVGEGTMVDTWATVGSCAQIGKHVHLSGGVGIGGVLEPMQAGPTIIEDNCFIGARSEVVEGCIVREGSVLGMGVFIGKSTKIVDRATGEVTYGEVPPYSVVVAGSMPSDKTMPNGLPAPGLYCAVIVKRVDAQTRSKTGINELLRD; the protein is encoded by the coding sequence ATGAACACGTCCAACCTGTCCGCATTGTCCGCAACCATCGAGCGCGCCTTCGAGGAACGCGATGGCGTCAACACCTCCACGCGCGGCGAAGTGCGCGATGCGGTCGAGACCGCGCTGAACCTGCTCGATAGCGGCAAGGTCCGCGTCGCCGAGCGCGGCGAGGATGGCAACTGGACGGTCAACCAGTGGCTCAAGAAGGCCGTCCTTCTGTCTTTCCGCCTCAACCCGATGGAAATCGTCAAGGGCGGCCCCGGTGCGTCCTCCTGGTGGGACAAGGTGCCCTCCAAGTTCGACGGCTGGAGCGTTAACGAATTCGAGAAGGCCGGCTTCCGCGCCGTGCCGAACTGCGTGGTGCGCCGCTCGGCCTATATCGCGCCGAACGCCATCCTGATGCCTTCCTTCGTCAATCTCGGCGCCTATGTCGGCGAGGGCACGATGGTCGACACCTGGGCGACGGTCGGCTCCTGCGCGCAGATCGGCAAGCATGTGCATCTGTCGGGCGGCGTCGGCATCGGCGGCGTGCTGGAGCCGATGCAGGCCGGCCCGACCATCATCGAGGACAATTGCTTCATCGGCGCCCGTTCGGAAGTCGTCGAGGGCTGCATCGTGCGCGAGGGCTCCGTGCTCGGCATGGGCGTCTTCATCGGCAAGTCGACCAAGATCGTCGACCGCGCGACCGGCGAAGTGACCTATGGCGAAGTGCCGCCCTATTCCGTCGTCGTCGCCGGCTCTATGCCCTCCGACAAGACCATGCCCAACGGCCTGCCGGCCCCGGGGCTCTACTGCGCCGTCATCGTCAAGCGCGTCGATGCACAGACCCGCTCGAAGACCGGCATCAACGAACTCCTGCGGGACTGA
- a CDS encoding DMT family transporter translates to METWVLITITAAFLQNVRSAMQKHLKGRMGTTGATFVRFGFGMPFALIYMALLVFVFARPMPAPNGTFFFWAVVGGVAQIAATFLLVHLFSFRNFAVGTAYSRTEPAQAALFGLVFLGERASAGTLVAIAISVVGVMVISVARSVVSVRSLFTSVLTRTAGIGLLSGTFFGVSAVAYRSASLALAPSLPAPDYAMQASYTLVFVIILQTVLMFGWILARERAELPRIVAAWRPALLVGFVGATASFGWFMAMTLQQAAVVKALAQVEMLFTFASTVFIFKERINRLEILGCALIVVGVLALLFYG, encoded by the coding sequence ATGGAAACCTGGGTCCTCATCACCATCACCGCGGCCTTCCTGCAGAACGTCCGCTCCGCCATGCAGAAACACCTGAAGGGCCGCATGGGCACGACGGGCGCCACCTTCGTGCGCTTCGGCTTCGGCATGCCCTTCGCGCTGATCTACATGGCGCTCCTCGTCTTCGTGTTTGCCCGGCCGATGCCGGCGCCGAACGGCACGTTCTTCTTCTGGGCGGTCGTCGGCGGCGTCGCGCAGATCGCGGCGACCTTCCTGCTCGTCCACCTCTTCTCTTTCCGTAATTTCGCGGTCGGCACGGCCTATTCGCGCACCGAGCCGGCGCAGGCCGCGCTGTTCGGCCTCGTCTTCCTCGGCGAGCGGGCCTCCGCCGGCACGCTGGTCGCCATCGCCATCTCGGTCGTCGGCGTTATGGTGATCTCCGTCGCCCGCAGCGTCGTCTCTGTGCGCTCGCTCTTCACCTCGGTTCTGACGCGCACGGCCGGCATCGGCCTCCTCTCCGGCACCTTCTTCGGCGTTTCCGCCGTTGCCTATCGCTCCGCCTCGCTGGCGCTCGCGCCCAGCCTGCCGGCGCCTGACTATGCGATGCAGGCGAGCTACACGCTGGTCTTCGTCATCATCCTGCAGACCGTGCTGATGTTCGGCTGGATCCTTGCGCGCGAACGGGCCGAGCTGCCGCGCATCGTGGCGGCCTGGCGGCCGGCGCTGCTGGTCGGTTTCGTCGGGGCGACGGCCTCCTTCGGATGGTTCATGGCGATGACCTTGCAGCAGGCGGCCGTCGTCAAGGCGCTGGCGCAGGTGGAGATGCTGTTCACCTTCGCCTCCACGGTCTTCATCTTCAAGGAGCGCATCAACCGGCTGGAAATCCTCGGCTGCGCGCTCATTGTCGTGGGGGTTCTCGCGCTGCTCTTCTACGGCTGA
- a CDS encoding EF-hand domain-containing protein produces MAKKELLLGAVAAGLLLSGAASPAFAAKGEGKHHQRHAAIIERLDADKNGKVSLDEFKTNVSATFKTFDADGNGAVTKDEVKARQAALKDARKAVREAADADKDKAREALRAAGPFWLPGAGKMFDRADTDKNGTLDEAEVLASAETIFQRRDSNKDGALDTADARPGKGKGHHGKGGEERAERMLKRLDTDKDGKISQAEMLARATQTFQRVDADKNGEVTKAEVDAKREAFRDARKAFRAVKASEGEARDAARAALRNARMDRMGSRMFERADADKNGTLTKAEMETAAADMFKKRDRNGDGFITADEIGKRHKK; encoded by the coding sequence ATGGCTAAAAAGGAACTTCTTCTCGGCGCCGTTGCCGCCGGCCTTCTTCTCTCGGGTGCGGCCTCGCCCGCATTCGCCGCCAAGGGCGAAGGCAAGCACCACCAGCGCCACGCCGCGATAATCGAGCGCCTCGACGCCGACAAGAACGGCAAGGTCTCGCTCGACGAGTTCAAGACGAACGTCTCCGCCACCTTCAAGACCTTCGACGCTGACGGCAATGGCGCGGTGACGAAGGACGAAGTGAAGGCGCGCCAGGCTGCCCTGAAGGACGCCCGCAAGGCGGTTCGCGAGGCGGCGGACGCCGACAAGGACAAGGCCCGCGAGGCGCTGCGCGCTGCCGGCCCCTTCTGGCTGCCCGGCGCCGGCAAGATGTTCGACCGGGCCGACACCGACAAGAACGGCACGCTCGATGAGGCCGAAGTGCTCGCCTCGGCCGAAACAATCTTCCAGCGCCGCGACAGCAACAAGGACGGCGCCCTCGACACGGCCGATGCCCGTCCCGGCAAGGGCAAGGGCCATCACGGGAAGGGCGGCGAAGAGCGCGCCGAGCGCATGCTGAAGCGCCTCGACACCGACAAGGACGGCAAGATCTCGCAGGCCGAGATGCTGGCGCGCGCCACGCAGACCTTCCAGCGCGTCGATGCGGACAAGAACGGCGAGGTGACCAAAGCGGAGGTCGATGCGAAGCGTGAAGCCTTCCGCGATGCCCGCAAGGCCTTCCGTGCGGTGAAGGCGAGCGAAGGCGAAGCACGGGACGCCGCCCGCGCGGCACTGCGCAATGCGCGGATGGACCGCATGGGCAGCCGCATGTTCGAGCGGGCCGATGCCGACAAGAACGGCACGCTGACCAAGGCGGAGATGGAAACCGCCGCGGCCGACATGTTCAAGAAGCGCGACCGCAACGGCGACGGCTTTATCACCGCCGACGAAATCGGCAAGCGTCACAAGAAATAA
- the argB gene encoding acetylglutamate kinase, protein MSLSESETQARLLAQALPFMQRYENKTIVVKYGGHAMGNAELGKAFASDIALLKQSGVNPIVVHGGGPQIGAMLSKMGIESKFEGGLRVTDQKTVEIVEMVLAGSINKEIVALINQTGEWAIGLCGKDGNMVFAEKAKKTVVDPDSNIERILDLGFVGEVVEVDRTLIDLLAKSEMIPVIAPVAPGRDGHTYNINADTFAGAIAGALNATRLLFLTDVPGVLDKNGQLIKELSVAEARALIKDGTISGGMIPKVETCIDAIKAGVQGVVILNGKTAHSVLLEIFTEHGAGTLIVP, encoded by the coding sequence ATGTCCCTATCCGAAAGCGAAACCCAAGCACGCCTTCTCGCCCAGGCCCTGCCTTTTATGCAGCGCTACGAGAACAAGACCATCGTGGTGAAATATGGCGGCCATGCGATGGGCAATGCGGAGCTCGGCAAGGCTTTCGCCAGCGATATCGCGCTCCTCAAGCAGTCGGGCGTCAACCCGATCGTCGTGCACGGCGGCGGCCCGCAGATCGGCGCGATGCTGAGCAAGATGGGCATTGAATCGAAGTTCGAGGGCGGCCTTCGCGTCACCGACCAGAAGACGGTCGAGATCGTCGAGATGGTGCTCGCCGGTTCGATCAACAAGGAAATCGTCGCCCTCATCAACCAGACGGGCGAATGGGCGATCGGCCTGTGCGGTAAGGACGGCAACATGGTCTTCGCCGAGAAGGCCAAGAAGACCGTCGTCGACCCCGACAGCAATATCGAGCGCATCCTCGATCTCGGCTTCGTCGGCGAGGTGGTCGAGGTCGACCGCACGCTCATCGACCTCCTGGCAAAATCGGAGATGATCCCGGTCATCGCGCCGGTCGCGCCCGGCCGCGACGGCCATACCTACAACATCAATGCCGATACCTTCGCCGGCGCCATCGCCGGGGCGCTGAACGCGACGCGCCTGCTCTTCCTGACGGACGTTCCGGGCGTGCTCGACAAAAACGGCCAGCTCATCAAGGAGCTTTCCGTCGCCGAGGCGCGCGCGCTCATCAAGGACGGCACGATTTCCGGCGGCATGATCCCGAAGGTCGAAACCTGCATCGACGCCATCAAGGCAGGCGTCCAGGGCGTCGTCATCCTCAACGGCAAGACCGCCCATTCCGTGCTGCTCGAAATCTTCACCGAGCACGGCGCGGGCACGCTCATCGTTCCCTGA
- a CDS encoding anti-sigma factor: MTASDKEMRDPRRDEVIAGEYVLGVLSAEDRRKVEARLAKDRQFAAMVNRWEENLSTFNDDYEALQPPPRAFSAIEQRILGPASPPDAAFAGNVAGGFWNSLALWRALAFASLAVAAGLAFSMSTLLAPRPVSGGRLVADLSGEGAAINLVARYDEANGALRVTPVAAGKEKEKSLELWLVEDGKSPVSLGVLPQTGEGELAVPEQMRGRLVQGAVLAVSVEPFGGSPTGSATGPVIASGAARFD, from the coding sequence ATGACGGCGTCCGACAAAGAGATGAGAGACCCCCGCCGCGACGAGGTGATCGCGGGCGAATACGTGCTCGGGGTGCTTTCCGCCGAAGACCGCCGCAAGGTGGAGGCGCGGCTTGCCAAGGACCGCCAGTTCGCCGCCATGGTGAACCGCTGGGAGGAAAACCTCTCCACCTTCAACGACGACTACGAAGCGCTGCAACCGCCGCCGCGCGCCTTCTCCGCCATCGAGCAGCGCATCCTCGGCCCGGCCTCGCCGCCGGATGCGGCCTTTGCCGGCAATGTCGCCGGCGGTTTCTGGAATTCGCTGGCGCTCTGGCGCGCGCTTGCCTTCGCCTCGCTGGCGGTCGCCGCCGGGCTTGCTTTCTCGATGAGCACGCTGCTTGCGCCCCGCCCGGTTAGCGGCGGACGGCTGGTCGCGGATCTCTCGGGGGAGGGCGCTGCGATCAATCTCGTGGCGCGCTATGACGAGGCGAACGGCGCGCTGCGCGTCACGCCCGTCGCGGCCGGCAAGGAAAAGGAAAAATCGCTCGAACTCTGGCTCGTCGAGGACGGCAAGTCGCCGGTCTCGCTCGGCGTGCTGCCGCAGACCGGCGAAGGAGAACTGGCGGTGCCCGAGCAGATGCGCGGCCGCCTCGTGCAGGGCGCCGTGCTGGCCGTCAGCGTCGAGCCTTTCGGCGGCTCGCCGACCGGCAGCGCGACCGGCCCGGTCATCGCATCGGGCGCTGCCCGGTTCGACTGA
- a CDS encoding sigma-70 family RNA polymerase sigma factor, which yields MTGNDLSYLIGRICLKDRKAFAALYDASAPKLFAICLRILRDRGDAEEALQEVYVKIWHRADRYMAGNVHPMAWLAAIARNHSIDVIRARRPVATDIDEAYDIADPLMSPEEAVVMRSEGRRIDACMEELTPDRASAVRRAYIEGLSYEELADIHGVPLNTMRTWLRRSLLKLRECMSR from the coding sequence GTGACGGGCAATGACCTCTCCTACCTCATCGGCCGCATCTGCCTGAAGGACCGCAAGGCCTTCGCCGCGCTCTATGATGCCAGCGCCCCGAAACTCTTCGCCATCTGCCTGCGTATTCTCCGGGACAGGGGGGATGCGGAAGAGGCGCTGCAGGAGGTCTACGTGAAGATCTGGCATCGCGCCGATCGCTACATGGCCGGCAATGTGCATCCGATGGCGTGGCTCGCAGCGATCGCGCGCAACCATTCCATCGACGTCATTCGCGCGCGAAGACCGGTGGCAACGGACATCGATGAGGCTTATGATATCGCCGATCCGCTGATGTCGCCGGAGGAGGCTGTCGTGATGCGCTCGGAGGGCCGGCGGATCGACGCCTGTATGGAAGAATTGACGCCCGACCGGGCATCAGCCGTGCGGCGTGCCTATATAGAGGGCCTGAGCTACGAGGAACTCGCCGATATCCACGGCGTGCCGCTGAACACGATGCGAACCTGGCTTCGCCGAAGCCTGTTGAAACTGAGAGAGTGCATGAGCCGATGA